From the Malus domestica chromosome 17, GDT2T_hap1 genome, one window contains:
- the LOC103405965 gene encoding two-pore potassium channel 5, producing MEREPFLGPQKGPQHQLLRPTPTPTVQVPDPDDFSFKISPSHSEPNLHHFQQPHHHHVHQQDPHPSSSGPPNAHYQKRPGTLHRCRTAPAMAVMQDLNPNPTTQVPKPQSDSTSIIRQAVFLLLVYLSLGVVIYSFSRDKFSGVETHPVVDALYFCIVTMCTIGYGDIAPTTPLTKIFACVFVLFGFGFIDILLSGVVNFVLDLQENMILTGIQMGQTSRNHGFSARDYIVDVAKGRMRIRLKVGLALGVVVLCIGIGALVLCFVENLDWIDSVYLSVMSVTTVGYGDRAFQTLQGRLFAAVWLLFSTLAVARAFIYLAEARVDKRHRRIMNWVLHRDITVQDLLAADINNHGFISKSEYVIYKLKEMGKIGEKDILQICDQFSRLDQNHSGKITLPDLLAHRL from the exons ATGGAAAGGGAGCCTTTTCTCGGCCCCCAAAAAGGGCCCCAACACCAACTCCTCCGACCCACCCCTACCCCCACTGTTCAAGTCCCTGACCCTGATGATTTCTCTTTCAAAATCTCTCCCTCCCACAGCGAGCCTAATCTCCACCACTTCCAACAACCCCACCATCACCATGTCCACCAACAAGACCCGCATCCCTCTTCGTCCGGACCCCCGAATGCCCACTATCAGAAGAGACCCGGCACTCTCCACCGCTGCAGGACGGCCCCCGCCATGGCCGTTATGCAAGACCTCAATCCAAACCCAACTACCCAGGTCCCCAAACCACAATCCGACTCCACCTCCATCATCAGGCAAGCCGTCTTCTTGCTCCTCGTCTACCTATCGCTCGGCGTTGTAATTTACTCCTTCAGCAGGGACAAATTCTCCGGCGTCGAAACCCACCCGGTCGTCGACGCCCTCTACTTCTGTATAGTCACCATGTGCACCATTGGGTACGGTGACATTGCTCCCACCACTCCTCTCACCAAGATTTTCGCTTGCGTCTTTGTGCTCTTCGGGTTCGGTTTCATCGACATTTTGCTCAGTGGGGTCGTCAATTTTGTCCTCGACTTGCAAGAAAACATGATCTTGACCGGAATTCAAATGGGTCAGACTTCCCGGAATCATGGCTTCTCCGCCAGGGACTATATTGTCGATGTGGCAAAGGGGAGGATGAGAATCCGACTCAAGGTCGGCCTGGCGCTTGGGGTGGTGGTTCTGTGCATCGGCATTGGGGCTTTGGTGTTATGTTTTGTAGAGAATTTGGACTGGATTGATTCTGTTTACTTGTCCGTTATGTCGGTTACGACGGTTGGATACGGTGACAGGGCCTTCCAGACTCTCCAAGGGAGACTCTTCGCCGCCGTGTGGCTTCTGTTTTCGACGTTGGCGGTGGCTCGGGCGTTTATATATTTAGCAGAGGCCAGGGTGGACAAAAGGCACAGGAGGATTATGAACTGGGTTTTGCATAGGGATATCACCGTCCAGGATCTGCTTGCCGCCGACATCAATAACCATGGTTTCATCAG TAAGTCAGAGTATGTTATTTACAAGCTTAAAGAGATGGGAAAGATAGGGGAGAAAGATATTCTGCAAATCTGCGATCAGTTCAGTAGGCTTGACCAGAACCACTCTGGGAAGATAACACTGCCTGATCTGTTGGCGCATCGCTTGTAA